One window of the Cyanobacteria bacterium GSL.Bin1 genome contains the following:
- a CDS encoding iron-sulfur cluster assembly accessory protein has protein sequence MTQATQSQQQGIQLSETALTHLTKLREEQGKDLCLRVGVRNGGCSGMSYLMDFEDPTNVREDDEVFDYDGFKIICDPKSLLYIYGLQLDYSNALIGGGFQFTNPNASQTCGCGKSFGV, from the coding sequence ATGACACAAGCAACTCAGTCCCAACAACAAGGAATTCAACTTTCAGAAACGGCTCTTACTCATTTAACCAAATTACGAGAAGAACAAGGCAAAGACCTCTGTTTGCGCGTTGGTGTTCGTAATGGCGGTTGTTCGGGAATGTCGTATCTGATGGACTTTGAAGATCCGACTAATGTCCGAGAGGATGATGAGGTCTTCGATTATGATGGTTTTAAAATTATCTGTGACCCCAAGAGTTTACTCTACATTTACGGATTACAACTCGATTATAGTAATGCTTTAATTGGCGGCGGTTTCCAATTTACGAACCCCAATGCTTCACAAACTTGCGGTTGTGGCAAGTCTTTTGGTGTATAA